GGGTCTTAAAGCGTGAAGGTTCGTTTTTATTTCTTCTGGTAGGAAGGCTTTCAGGTTCAACTCAATGGGATGGCTTCCACTGTCGGGCATCCAGAGACTGGCCGGTAACTTCTTTAGCTTCTGGGGAAGCCAGATAAACAAAAACCTCCGTAATATCTTCAGGCTTTGGTAAGGTAGTCGGATCTTCTTCTGGATAAGCCAGGGCGCGCATTCGGGTAGCGGCTTTTCCGGGATTTACAGAATTCACCCGGATTCCATAGGCTCTGACCTCTTCGGCCAGAACCTTTGTTAAATACTCAACGGCGACTTTGGAGATCGCATAAGGACCCCAGTGGGTAGCGACCCGATGAACCACACCGGAAGAGAGATTGATGATACTCCCGGTACGCTGTTTCATCATAATGGGGAGAACTTCCCGACAGCAGAGAAAGGTTCCTTTGAGGTTTACATCCAATGTGAGATTCCAGTCCTGGGTTGAGACTTCTACCAGAGGAACTCGCGGAGTCAAGACCCCTGCATTATTGATCAACGTATCGATCCGTCCAAAGGTTTCCATCGATTTTTGCATCATCTCCCGAACTTCCTCTTCCCGAGAAACATCGACTTTAAGAGGAAGGGCCTTCCGACCCTGTTGTTGAACTTCCGAGGCGGTTGCCAGGATTTCAGATTCGGTTCGGGCTACCAAAATTACATGACTTCCTTCTCTGGCAAAGGCTAAAGCCAGGGCTTTTCCAATCCCCCGGCCTCCCCCGGTTATAAGGGTAATCTGATCTTTTAACCTCATATTTGACCCCCCTCCGGACCCTCCAGGCTTTTCCATAAATAAAGCGTGGCCACAGTTCGATAAGGCCTCCAGGGTTCGGCCAGGTTCCGAATAACATGAGCCCGTGGAAGTTCCTCGAGTTGATAGGCCTTCTGAATGGCTTTCCGCAATCCCAAATCATCCACAGGAAGTACATCCAGTCGACCCAGACTGAAAATAAGAAACATCTCAGCAGTCCATCGACCAATTCCTTTGACCTGAATTAAATTTTGGATGATCTCTTCATCGGACATTTGACGCCACTTCTCCAGGGAAAGAGTTCCATCCTTAAATTTAAGGGCCAGATCTTTCAGGTAGACAGTTTTCTGTCTGGATAAACCTGCAGAGCGGAGTTGTTCATCTGGGGTATTGAGGATATCTTCAGGTGCCAGACCACGACCATCATAAAGTTCTAACAGGCGATTAAAGATGGCCCTGGCGGCTTTGCCACTGATCTGTTGCCAGATAATGGCTTTTGCCAAAGATAAAAAATAAGGACCTTGAAGTGAGAAAGTAAATCTCCCTACCTGTTCGATAATCCGGCTGAGAATCGGATCATTTTTCTTTAAGGCCGCCACAGCACCTCTTAGAGAAATTCTTCGGACCATAGCTACTTTACCCTTCACATAAAAAAAATACTTTTCTTTATCTTTAGACAAGATATTTTATTTATTAACATCGCAAAAAATTCAAATTCAGTAAAACCCAATCCAGAAGAACAGATAAGAGAGAGGAGGAAATAACATGAAAAAAATGCCCCTATTATCCCTAATCATCCTATTTTCTATGGTGTTTGTTCCATCAAAAGCCGAAGCTTTAAAACTTGTGACTTACTCCTTTGAGGGAGAAATGCGGATAGGAGCTCTTCTGGATGATAATAAAGTGGTGGATCTTAACCGGGCTTATCAAGCGCTTTTGCAACAGCGGGGAGATCCCAGGCCTGAAGCTATGGCGGTGGCTGTTGTTCCATCGACTATGCTGGAATTTCTCCAGGGGGGCGAGAGATCCCTGGAGGCTGCCAGGGAAGCGCTGGCATTTGTCCAAAAGGAATCTACTTCAAAGCTAAAAGCAGAAGGCATTCTTCGGGATCTGGCGTCGGTAAAACTAGAGGCCCCCATTCCCAGACCATCCAAAATTACCAATTTGGGTCTTAACTATCGGGACCATGCCGCCGAGACAGGACAAGAAGTTCCTAAGGTTCCTTTACTCTTCGGAGTATATCCCAGTGCGGTCATCGGACCTGGGGATGCCATCGTTATTCCCATGGGGAGTGAAGAACCTGATTATGAAGCCGAGCTTGGAGTAGTAATCGGTAAACGGGGTAAACATATTCCTCCCGAAAAAGCTATGGATTACATTGCCGGTTACCTCATTGTCAACGATGTCTCAGCTCGAGATTGGCAGCGACGGACCAGCCAGTTCCTGATCGGTAAAACTCCCGATACCTTTAAACCCATGGGACCTTATCTGGTAACTAAAGATGAAATCCCCAATCCCCATAATTTAACCATTAAGCTATGGGTTAACGACGAGCTACGTCAGAATTCCAATACCGGGCAACAGGTTTTTAAGATCTGGGATGTAATCGCTTACATTTCAAATATCTGGACCTTAGAACCTGGGGACATAATTTCCACCGGTACTCCGGCAGGAGTTGGACAGGCCCGTAAGCCCCCTGTTTTCTTGAAACCTGGAGATCGCGTGCGAATAGAAATCTCCGGTCTGGGTCTATTGGAAAATCCGGTAGTGGCGGAAAAACAAGTTGTAGAAGAAGGAGGCTAAACACCGTAAAATGGCTCATCCCCAAATAGCACCTTATGGTTCCTGGAAATCGCCCATCACTGCAGATCTGGTTGCCTCTGGAGCCCTGCGACTAGAGCAGATCGTTCTGGATGGGGAAGATATTTACTGGATTGAAACACGTCCGACCGAAGGGGGACGGAATGCTATTGTGAAATATACCCCGGAGGGGCAGATGAGGGAAGTAATTCCTCCCCCATTCAATGCTCGCACGCGGGTCCATGAATATGGGGGCGGTTCTTTTGGGGTCAGAGGGGGAACCCTTTATTTTTCAAACTTCACAGATCAACGGGTTTATCACCAAACTCCCGGTTCAACGCCGCAGCCGCTCACCCCTGACACAAATTTTTACTATGCCGATGGGGTTATCGACCCTTACCGGAAACGGATGATCTGTGTACGAGAAGATCATACGGTAGCCGGCGGTGAACCCATAACCACTCTGGTAAGTCTGGATCTGGAGAAAGGGGGGCCCGGTGAAGTACTGATTTCCGGAAATGATTTTTATGCCTCCCCTCGCCTCAGTCCCGATGGATCTCGTCTGGCCTGGCTCACCTGGAATCATCCGAATATGCCATGGGATGGAACTGAATTATGGGTCGGTGAGATGAGAGAGGAGGGTTCGCTGGGCCGGACCCAGTGGGTAGCCGGAGGTATTGAAGAATCCATTTTTCAACCCGAATGGTCTCCAGATGGCCTCTTATACTTTGTCTCTGACCGAACCGGTTGGTGGAACCTCTACCGCTGGCGGGATGGAAATATCGAACCCCTGTATGAAAAGGAAACTGAGTTTGGAAGACCCCAATGGGTTTTTGGACTATCCACTTATGCCTTTGAGTCCTCCCACCGCATAATCTGTACCTATACGCAACACGGGATCTGGTACCTGGCAACCCTGGACCTGGAAACCTGTCGACTGAATCCTTTAGAAATTCCTTATACAGAAATAGCCAGTCTACGAGCAGTACCGGGTAAGGCAATATTTATCGCCGGGTCCCCCACCGAACCGGCATCAATAGTCCAGCTTGAGATAGCTACTAAACAGATCCAGGTGTTACGCCGTTCCAGTAATATTGAAATAGATTCCGATTATTTATCCATTCCTCAACCCATAGAGTTCCCAACGGAGCAGGGGCAGACGGCCCATGCCTTCTTCTATGCACCTAAAAATCGAGATTTCAGAGCTCCAGCCGATGAACGACCTCCCCTGCTCGTTAAGAGCCACGGAGGCCCAACCGCGGCTACCTCCACGACCCTCAATCTGGGTATTCAATACTGGACCAGTCGAGGAATTGCCGTCCTGGATGTGAACTATGGAGGCAGTACCGGATATGGACGGGCTTATCGGCAACGGCTCAACGGCCAATGGGGTATTGTGGATGTGGATGATTGCGTGAATGGAGCCCGTTATTTGGTGGAACGCGGTGAAGTCGATGGAAATCGTCTGGCCATCGACGGGGGAAGTGCAGGAGGGTACACCACGCTGTGCGCGTTGACCTTCCGGAACCTTTTCAAAGCCGGTGCTAGCTATTATGGCGTTAGTGATTTAGAGGCTTTGGCGAAGGAGACTCACAAGTTCGAAGCCCATTATCTGGACAGCTTGATAGGCCCTTACCCGGAGCAACGAAATCTCTATCGGGAGCGCTCCCCCATTCACTTTACCGACCGTCTTTCCTGCCCCATTATTTTCTTCCAGGGGCTCGAGGACAAAGTAGTTCCTCCCAACCAGACCGAGAGGATGTTCGAAGCTATACGCACAAAAGGATTACCGGTAGCTTATCTCCCCTTCCCGGGTGAACAACATGGCTTCCGTCGTGGGGAGAATATTAAACGGGCTTTGGAGGCCGAGCTTTACTTTTATTCCAAGATTTTTGGGTTTACCCTCGCGGATCCTATTGAACCGGTGTTAATTGAAAATCTTTAAAAAGGGGCCTATCCTTACTCCCTCCCGTATAAAATCCGCCCTTTTCTAAATCCACCGAAAAAGGTATTATTCCAACTTACCAAAACGACGTCGATATTCCTCAAGTAATTGTTCTGCTCGTTCAGCCCGTTGCTTTTCCTGTTCAGCTCGCTGCCTTTCTTGTTCAGCTCGCTGCTTTTCCTGTTCAGCTCGCTGCCTTTCTTGTTCAGCTCGCTGCCTTTCCTGTTCAGCCCGTTGCTTTTCCTGTTGAGCCAGTTCCCAAGGGGTTGGTACCACACTCCCATCTTCCTTTATCCAACGCAACCATCCCCCTCGTATACCCAAATAGAGTCCCGTTGTCGGGGAATAGATTTTTCCTTCCTCATCCGGTTCCACTTTTTCATATCGTGTACCGTGCAAATGATACCCATAAAACTCTTGAGAGAACGGATCGTAAAGATAATACTCTCCTGTCCGAAACACTCGCTCGTACAAGGTTTTCTTCTCCCCTTTATCCTCCTGCCTCGTAGTATCAGACAG
This sequence is a window from Candidatus Limnocylindrales bacterium. Protein-coding genes within it:
- a CDS encoding DNA-3-methyladenine glycosylase; translated protein: MSKDKEKYFFYVKGKVAMVRRISLRGAVAALKKNDPILSRIIEQVGRFTFSLQGPYFLSLAKAIIWQQISGKAARAIFNRLLELYDGRGLAPEDILNTPDEQLRSAGLSRQKTVYLKDLALKFKDGTLSLEKWRQMSDEEIIQNLIQVKGIGRWTAEMFLIFSLGRLDVLPVDDLGLRKAIQKAYQLEELPRAHVIRNLAEPWRPYRTVATLYLWKSLEGPEGGQI
- a CDS encoding Uma2 family endonuclease is translated as MSFPDLSSLTEPITEPEILESIKSLPTEDDLPYDDGEPMETARHRDQMNILIESLKVHWSDRKNYYVGGNMFLHYDPQSKRKFRGPDFFLVLDVEDRERKSWVVWQEGMRFPDVIIELLSDTTRQEDKGEKKTLYERVFRTGEYYLYDPFSQEFYGYHLHGTRYEKVEPDEEGKIYSPTTGLYLGIRGGWLRWIKEDGSVVPTPWELAQQEKQRAEQERQRAEQERQRAEQEKQRAEQERQRAEQEKQRAERAEQLLEEYRRRFGKLE
- a CDS encoding fumarylacetoacetate hydrolase family protein; amino-acid sequence: MKKMPLLSLIILFSMVFVPSKAEALKLVTYSFEGEMRIGALLDDNKVVDLNRAYQALLQQRGDPRPEAMAVAVVPSTMLEFLQGGERSLEAAREALAFVQKESTSKLKAEGILRDLASVKLEAPIPRPSKITNLGLNYRDHAAETGQEVPKVPLLFGVYPSAVIGPGDAIVIPMGSEEPDYEAELGVVIGKRGKHIPPEKAMDYIAGYLIVNDVSARDWQRRTSQFLIGKTPDTFKPMGPYLVTKDEIPNPHNLTIKLWVNDELRQNSNTGQQVFKIWDVIAYISNIWTLEPGDIISTGTPAGVGQARKPPVFLKPGDRVRIEISGLGLLENPVVAEKQVVEEGG
- a CDS encoding SDR family oxidoreductase, producing the protein MRLKDQITLITGGGRGIGKALALAFAREGSHVILVARTESEILATASEVQQQGRKALPLKVDVSREEEVREMMQKSMETFGRIDTLINNAGVLTPRVPLVEVSTQDWNLTLDVNLKGTFLCCREVLPIMMKQRTGSIINLSSGVVHRVATHWGPYAISKVAVEYLTKVLAEEVRAYGIRVNSVNPGKAATRMRALAYPEEDPTTLPKPEDITEVFVYLASPEAKEVTGQSLDARQWKPSH
- a CDS encoding S9 family peptidase, with amino-acid sequence MAHPQIAPYGSWKSPITADLVASGALRLEQIVLDGEDIYWIETRPTEGGRNAIVKYTPEGQMREVIPPPFNARTRVHEYGGGSFGVRGGTLYFSNFTDQRVYHQTPGSTPQPLTPDTNFYYADGVIDPYRKRMICVREDHTVAGGEPITTLVSLDLEKGGPGEVLISGNDFYASPRLSPDGSRLAWLTWNHPNMPWDGTELWVGEMREEGSLGRTQWVAGGIEESIFQPEWSPDGLLYFVSDRTGWWNLYRWRDGNIEPLYEKETEFGRPQWVFGLSTYAFESSHRIICTYTQHGIWYLATLDLETCRLNPLEIPYTEIASLRAVPGKAIFIAGSPTEPASIVQLEIATKQIQVLRRSSNIEIDSDYLSIPQPIEFPTEQGQTAHAFFYAPKNRDFRAPADERPPLLVKSHGGPTAATSTTLNLGIQYWTSRGIAVLDVNYGGSTGYGRAYRQRLNGQWGIVDVDDCVNGARYLVERGEVDGNRLAIDGGSAGGYTTLCALTFRNLFKAGASYYGVSDLEALAKETHKFEAHYLDSLIGPYPEQRNLYRERSPIHFTDRLSCPIIFFQGLEDKVVPPNQTERMFEAIRTKGLPVAYLPFPGEQHGFRRGENIKRALEAELYFYSKIFGFTLADPIEPVLIENL